DNA sequence from the Amycolatopsis sp. Hca4 genome:
CTGCTGGTGAACAGGGTGCGGTAGTCGCCGTAGCCCGCGTCTTCCAGGTCGTCGAGGTGGATGAACCGCAACGACGCGGAGTTGATGCAGTAGCGCATGCCGCCCTTGTCGAGCGGGCCGTCGTTGAACACGTGGCCGAGGTGGCTGTCCCCGTGCAGCGAGCGGACCTCGGCCCGGATCATGCCGTGGCTGAAGTCTTCCCGCTCGACGACGTTCGACTTGACGATCGGCTTGGTGAAGCTGGGCCACCCGGACCGGCTGTCGTACTTGTCGACCGAGGCGAACAGCGGCTCGCCGGAGACGACGTCGACGTAGATGCCCGGCTCGTGGTTGTCCCAGTACGCGTTCGCGAACGGACGCTCGGTGCCGTCCTGCTGGGTCACGCGGTACTGTTCCGGATCCAGCCGCGACACGGCTTCCGGATTCTTGTGGAACTTGGCCTGCTGAGGCACAGCTCTCCCTTTCCCGCCTTCCGGCGCGAAGCTGGGGCACCAGGTGAAACGCACCTGGACGTGCAGACGTAAAGACGTGCGCCGCACCCGCGCTATTCCACCGGGCGGCCGGTCGGCGCGCGTGTTCTTCTTTCGTAAGGATCAGGCCCGAGTGGACTGTGCGGCGCGTGGCCCCGCCGCTCCGGAGCGGGCAGGATGGGGTGCGGGGAGTCGTGCTTGCCGGACGCGCGATCCCTTTCCGGCTCGAGGATTGGACGCGTAATGGGGCGCTCGTCGGTGTTCACCTTCCAGTACATCGCCATCGACACCGAGGCGGGTGTCACACCGGAAGAGTTCGAGACCTTCGTGCGCGCCGAAGGCGTCCACCTGCCCGTGTACCCGGGGTGGCGGTGGACTCTGCTGCGCGGGTTGCGCGGCGAGCGCACCGGGCAGTACCTGATGCTGTACGAGATCGAGAACGCCGAGCAGCGCGACCGGTACGTCACGGCCCGGGGTGAGCAGACCGAGCAGGCCCGGCGGTTCTGGGCGGAGCACCCGGAGGCGGAGGAGGTGCTGGCGCGGTGGCGGCGGCTGGGCACG
Encoded proteins:
- the msrB gene encoding peptide-methionine (R)-S-oxide reductase MsrB produces the protein MPQQAKFHKNPEAVSRLDPEQYRVTQQDGTERPFANAYWDNHEPGIYVDVVSGEPLFASVDKYDSRSGWPSFTKPIVKSNVVEREDFSHGMIRAEVRSLHGDSHLGHVFNDGPLDKGGMRYCINSASLRFIHLDDLEDAGYGDYRTLFTSSR